A genomic window from Denticeps clupeoides chromosome 11, fDenClu1.1, whole genome shotgun sequence includes:
- the tbx16 gene encoding T-box transcription factor 16 yields MQSIRDLKSNFSITPSSTMAGGPDSYHQGSMLMTLEDPELWKSFHEIGTEMIITKPGRRMFPHCKINLSGLVPYAKYILLVDMVPEDGFRYKWNKDKWEVAGKAEPQPPCRTYVHPDSPAPGSHWMKQSVSFLKLKLTNNTLDQHGHIILHSMHRYHPRFHIVQADDLYSVRWSVFQTFTFPETSFTAVTAYQNTKITKLKIDHNPFAKGFRDEGTNTKRRASRSLADPERAAKKMNSMKADSESPPDFRRSPCEIYDAEQPKRKDEEVVKEERYSPWAASEREHNHNLHTESPLGPDTRDMYNSEQLVPGQASYQPYRFREYGKSPSPSSSSVSSGGSSGASGRPSFESRVPDIATVPEPHASSKPAAHDMVPPSCAPQPPVGPQDYSGVFNMAMAQAGKSGVLGHHPLYAPYSTEQALGQWGGPAAAQYPGPHHLPAEYGAQAVHHSYHHGNMADWSQYPLFSYSCW; encoded by the exons ATGCAGTCCATCAGAG ACCTAAAATCCAACTTCAGCATCACACCATCATCCACCATGGCTGGGGGTCCCGACTCTTATCACCAGGGCAGCATGCTAATGACTTTAGAGGATCCTGAGCTCTGGAAGTCTTTCCATGAAATTGGCACAGAGATGATCATCACCAAACCTGGCAG GAGGATGTTCCCACACTGCAAAATCAACCTTTCTGGACTCGTCCCGTATGCAAAATACATCTTGCTGGTTGACATGGTGCCTGAGGACGGTTTTAGATATAAG TGGAATAAGGACAAATGGGAGGTTGCTGGTAAGGCAGAACCCCAGCCCCCCTGTAGGACCTATGTGCACCCAGACTCTCCAGCCCCAGGAAGTCACTGGATGAAGCAATCAGTCTCCTTCCTCAAGCTCAAACTCACCAACAACACCCTGGACCAGCATGGCCAC ATCATTCTGCACTCCATGCACCGCTATCACCCGCGTTTCCACATTGTCCAAGCTGATGACCTGTACAGCGTCCGCTGGAGTGTCTTTCAGACATTCACCTTTCCAGAGACCTCCTTCACGGCGGTCACAGCCTATCAAAACACTAAG ATAACCAAGCTGAAAATCGACCACAACCCATTTGCCAAAGGGTTCAGAGATGAAGGCACCAATACGAAACG GCGTGCCAGCAGAAGTCTGGCTGATCCAGAGAGGGCAGCAAAGAAAATGAACTCCATGAAAGCCGACTCTGAAAGTCCTCCAG ACTTCCGCCGATCTCCGTGCGAAATATACGATGCTGAGCAGCCTAAGAGGAAGGACGAGGAGGTGGTAAAGGAGGAACGTTACTCCCCCTGGGCAGCCTCGGAGAGGGAGCACAACCACAACCTGCACACAGAGTCCCCATTGGGCCCAGACACCAGGGACATGTACAACTCGGAGCAGCTGGTCCCAGGACAGGCGTCCTACCAGCCCTACAG GTTCCGAGAATATGGAAAATCTCCATCTCCCTCATCCTCCAGCGTGAGCAGTGGTGGCAGCAGTGGAGCTTCTGGTCGGCCTAGCTTTGAGTCCCGGGTCCCAGATATAGCCACAGTTCCTGAGCCCCACGCCTCCAGCAAACCTGCTGCCCACGACATGGTGCCACCATCCTGTGCCCCTCAACCCCCAGTCGGACCCCAAGACTACAGCGGTGTGTTCAACATGGCCATGGCGCAAGCCGGCAAGTCGGGGGTGCTGGGACACCACCCTCTGTATGCCCCATACAGCACGGAACAAGCTCTGGGGCAGTGGGGCGGTCCAGCCGCTGCTCAGTACCCCGGCCCtcaccatctccctgctgagTACGGCGCGCAGGCGGTGCACCACAGCTACCACCACGGAAATATGGCCGACTGGAGTCAGTACCCTCTCTTCTCCTACTCGTGCTGGTGA